Proteins from a genomic interval of Ruficoccus amylovorans:
- a CDS encoding alpha-L-rhamnosidase C-terminal domain-containing protein: MSRTPSLAESYPAIQDAKWIWPLRMGWDSVNCYALFRKEFNLASLPREALITITADQSYQFYVNGEYVGRGPARGFQRSWPVDEIDIRSWLKKGKNLIAIRAYTPGFSNFQYVNEGFCGLLFAARWGKSLLVSDGSCKCRRQRGVRRDMVPASMQLFPQEAIDLREEDPDWMQPGFDDSGWTDTVGTSSWNAMPWYSLEPRGIPRLSEELIRPGSVIGTANGMNAPDVLTSRNLSITRFEEGLGHQPVQMPLEKIPFKRAPRNGWRSVLIDLGKLHVGSVVLEIEGASGGEIVETHHYETIDESTLCPHYNPDAHCMMAFSHRLTCRQGENRHAFYHPFGYRYMVLTVRGNAGLLSVTPSLRTTVYPLQRKGRFTSSDDTFNTIWEACAWTQQVCSMDAYVDTPWREQAQWWGDARVQSWNTFHLDGDPRLLRRGIRQISMQTTPDGVTYGHAPTMAHGCVLPDFTLIWILTLWDYYWQTGELEPFLAHQDTLQHALEYFRHWTCPKTGLLRYDKRFWLFLDWTGVRREGCSSIYSLWLLHALDRLTQLYTLVGDRKQAAASRKWATTLRADLRKLIARDGLMRDGYDERGKIDSHTSVHAQTLALITGLSPDTEQAMLEKRLLPYLRGKLKTDIQPSAYWITYIFSTLAERGYGADVLEDIRRRWTPMAAHGTTWENFSPVQGEESFSHAWSAHPLFHLMQILGGVRQSGPAWERITCEPVFVGDSAEISIPSPKGDIVSRWARGADGVVRGELVLPHGVKGTLTLPGAKPVPVSGRHTYKLER; the protein is encoded by the coding sequence ATGTCTCGAACACCATCCCTCGCCGAAAGCTACCCCGCTATTCAAGACGCAAAATGGATCTGGCCCCTGCGTATGGGCTGGGACAGCGTCAACTGCTATGCCTTGTTTCGTAAGGAATTCAACCTGGCTAGCCTTCCGCGAGAAGCATTGATCACGATTACTGCGGATCAGTCTTATCAGTTCTACGTCAACGGCGAATACGTTGGCCGTGGTCCGGCCCGGGGCTTCCAGCGTAGTTGGCCCGTGGACGAGATCGACATCCGGTCGTGGTTGAAAAAAGGGAAGAACTTGATCGCTATCCGTGCCTATACTCCCGGCTTTAGTAATTTCCAGTATGTCAATGAAGGCTTCTGCGGGCTCCTGTTCGCGGCTCGATGGGGTAAGTCGCTCCTTGTCAGCGACGGTAGCTGTAAATGCCGCCGCCAGCGAGGAGTGCGACGGGACATGGTTCCGGCCAGCATGCAGCTTTTTCCGCAGGAGGCGATTGATTTGCGGGAGGAAGACCCGGACTGGATGCAGCCCGGCTTTGATGACAGTGGCTGGACCGACACGGTCGGGACGAGCAGTTGGAATGCGATGCCGTGGTATTCGCTGGAGCCCCGCGGCATCCCCCGGCTCTCGGAGGAGTTGATTCGTCCGGGCAGCGTTATCGGCACGGCCAACGGGATGAACGCGCCGGATGTCCTGACTTCGCGCAACCTGAGCATCACCCGCTTCGAGGAGGGACTCGGGCACCAGCCGGTCCAGATGCCGCTGGAAAAGATTCCCTTCAAGCGCGCCCCCCGTAACGGCTGGCGCAGTGTGCTGATCGACCTTGGAAAGCTGCATGTTGGCAGTGTCGTTCTGGAGATAGAGGGGGCAAGTGGTGGCGAGATCGTAGAGACTCACCACTACGAGACGATTGACGAGAGCACGCTTTGTCCCCACTACAACCCGGATGCCCACTGCATGATGGCATTCAGCCACCGGCTCACTTGCCGTCAAGGGGAGAACCGGCACGCCTTTTACCATCCCTTCGGCTACCGTTATATGGTACTGACTGTACGGGGCAACGCGGGGCTGTTGAGCGTCACGCCGAGCCTGCGGACAACGGTTTACCCGCTTCAGCGCAAAGGGCGGTTTACCAGTTCCGACGACACCTTTAACACTATCTGGGAAGCTTGCGCGTGGACGCAGCAGGTGTGCAGTATGGACGCCTACGTCGATACCCCCTGGCGCGAGCAGGCGCAGTGGTGGGGCGACGCTCGCGTCCAGTCGTGGAACACCTTCCACCTCGACGGAGATCCCCGGCTGCTGCGGCGCGGTATTCGCCAGATTTCCATGCAGACGACGCCCGACGGTGTTACCTACGGTCACGCCCCGACGATGGCGCACGGCTGCGTGCTGCCGGACTTCACGTTGATCTGGATTCTTACACTGTGGGACTACTACTGGCAGACTGGGGAATTGGAACCCTTTCTCGCGCACCAGGACACGCTTCAACATGCGCTGGAGTACTTCCGGCATTGGACGTGCCCGAAGACCGGGCTCTTGCGCTATGACAAGCGGTTCTGGCTTTTCCTCGACTGGACGGGCGTGCGCCGTGAGGGGTGTTCGAGCATTTATAGCCTGTGGCTGCTCCATGCCCTCGACCGCCTGACGCAACTTTACACGCTGGTCGGGGACCGCAAACAGGCTGCCGCCAGCCGCAAGTGGGCCACGACTCTCCGAGCGGACCTGCGCAAGCTGATCGCACGCGACGGGCTCATGCGCGATGGCTATGACGAGCGGGGCAAGATCGACTCGCATACCTCAGTCCACGCGCAGACCCTTGCCCTCATCACCGGGCTTTCTCCAGACACTGAGCAGGCCATGCTGGAAAAGCGGCTCTTGCCCTACCTGAGAGGTAAACTCAAGACCGACATCCAGCCCTCGGCCTACTGGATTACTTACATCTTCAGCACCCTGGCCGAGCGCGGCTACGGCGCAGACGTGCTGGAGGACATCCGCCGCCGCTGGACGCCGATGGCCGCCCACGGCACAACGTGGGAAAACTTCAGCCCGGTGCAGGGAGAGGAGAGCTTCTCCCATGCCTGGTCGGCCCACCCGTTGTTTCACCTCATGCAGATCCTCGGCGGGGTGCGCCAGAGCGGCCCGGCCTGGGAACGCATCACCTGCGAGCCGGTTTTTGTGGGCGATTCGGCCGAGATTAGTATTCCCAGCCCCAAGGGTGATATTGTCTCCAGGTGGGCGCGCGGAGCAGATGGCGTTGTCAGGGGCGAACTGGTTCTCCCGCACGGGGTCAAGGGCACGTTGACCCTGCCCGGCGCGAAACCGGTTCCTGTGAGCGGTCGCCACACGTATAAGCTGGAGCGATAG
- a CDS encoding helix-turn-helix transcriptional regulator produces the protein MPIRLYDRHGELSHLEVSSDVWFFMNHLKAQKLEAAHDHNYMEIAFVLGGCARHTTVRGQSACSGGDVLFIPRGAWHGYSECRSFELVNCLFSPTLIENELSWLRAVPPFSALMGGADGLNVEVQTLRLPRRALPLLRRRLAELEQAYRKRASRIRLLGHLLLVFDLLRSAVPLTDSSVVNPTHEEHLHPSVRTALLLLHRDYGQEWSLTRLAQNLRLNGSYLTRLFKSHTGHAPMQYLSRVRAHRAATLLLTTRLRIGDIGLRVGWPEPKLFARQFRHHFGMNASEYRRKQLQPFRTV, from the coding sequence ATGCCCATTCGCCTTTATGACCGTCATGGTGAGTTGAGCCACCTGGAAGTCTCTTCCGATGTCTGGTTTTTTATGAACCACCTCAAGGCCCAGAAACTGGAAGCCGCCCACGACCACAACTATATGGAAATCGCTTTCGTCCTTGGCGGATGCGCGCGCCACACGACGGTCAGGGGGCAGTCCGCCTGCTCCGGCGGTGACGTGCTGTTCATTCCGCGTGGCGCTTGGCATGGGTACTCGGAATGTCGCAGCTTTGAACTGGTGAACTGCCTGTTCTCCCCCACCCTGATCGAAAACGAGCTCAGTTGGCTGCGCGCTGTGCCTCCCTTTAGCGCCCTGATGGGCGGGGCGGACGGCCTGAACGTTGAGGTGCAGACCTTGCGCCTGCCCCGGCGAGCGCTCCCGCTCCTGCGGCGGCGTCTGGCCGAACTGGAGCAGGCCTACCGAAAACGGGCCTCGCGAATTCGCCTCCTCGGGCACTTGCTGCTGGTTTTCGACCTGCTTCGGTCCGCCGTGCCGCTTACCGACAGCTCAGTGGTTAACCCAACACACGAAGAGCATCTTCATCCCTCTGTCCGCACGGCGCTGCTCCTGCTGCACCGCGACTACGGGCAGGAATGGAGCCTGACGCGGCTTGCGCAAAACCTGAGGCTGAACGGCAGTTATCTGACCCGTCTTTTCAAATCCCACACTGGACACGCCCCCATGCAATACCTGTCCAGAGTCCGCGCCCATCGCGCCGCGACCCTGCTGCTGACAACCCGCTTGCGAATCGGCGACATCGGGCTGCGCGTGGGCTGGCCCGAGCCCAAACTTTTTGCCAGGCAATTCCGCCATCATTTCGGCATGAATGCGAGCGAGTACCGTCGCAAGCAGCTACAGCCTTTCCGTACGGTATAA